One genomic region from Salvelinus fontinalis isolate EN_2023a chromosome 18, ASM2944872v1, whole genome shotgun sequence encodes:
- the LOC129815506 gene encoding uncharacterized protein C3orf20 homolog — protein MATGLSDKPLLPDYKSRPPKRKEAWTATPRVPLTIEEIPPTFVRPARLRRKVPRPATCSLPMSTPANLYRPTLHRAKSAGLPCVSALSPSETPPCPAVLRLLLHSSQTPPTPQGCHCSTRLPLLSDLELELFLRAPWAPRGHILVIYVTSSLCPPPRARNVEVILRRVHHRQVHASANPCAKSSQDPFRLVKYDTDTATRLTQSSLPVLVQRHGIGPGTLLVHNMGAQGGTGGLEVVDYGWDSPASTECSENHMFLID, from the exons ATGGCCACAG GCCTCAGTGATAAACCACTGCTCCCAGACTACAAATCCAGACCACCTAAACGCAAAGAGGCTTGGACTGCAACTCCCAGAGTACCTCTCACCATTGAGGAGATACCACCTACCTTTGTGCGTCCAGCCCGTCTGAGGAGGAAGGTCCCGAGGCCAGCCACCTGCAGCCTGCCCATGTCCACACCAGCCAACCTGTACAGACCTACCTTACACAG ggCAAAGTCAGCAGGCCTGCCATGCGTCTCAGCCCTCTCCCCCAGTGAAACTCCTCCATGCCCTGCGGTTCTCAGACTCCTCCTCCACAGCTCTCAGACTCCTCCTACTCCACAGGGCTGCCACTGCTCAACCCGCCTTCCCCTCCTGTCTGACCTGGAGCTGGAGCTGTTCCTCCGGGCCCCCTGGGCCCCCCGTGGCCACATCCTGGTGATCTACGtcacttcctccctctgtcccccaccCAGGGCCCGCAATGTGGAGGTCATACTGCGGAGGGTCCATCACAGGCAGGTCCATGCCTCCGCCAATCCCTGTGCCAAG AGTTCTCAGGACCCGTTCAGGTTGGTCAAATACGACACAGACACGGCCACTCGTCTGACCCAGTCATCACTTCCTGTCCTGGTCCAGAGGCACGGCATTGGACCTGGAACACTTCTGGTACACAACATGGGGGCACAGGGAGGAACGGGGGGTTTGGAAGTAGTTGATTATGGTTGGGACAGCCCAGCTAGCACagaatgttctgagaaccatatgtttcttataGATTGA